The Mycolicibacterium cosmeticum sequence CTGGGCCGGCGATTGATCCGCAACAGGACCATCGCGCGCCTGCCCGCGGGTTATCCCGTCGACGTGCACTTCAAGCCCCGCTATCGACCCTGGGACCAGCGAATGTGTCTGGTGCTCGACGGGGACCTGTACGAGGACCTCGGTGCGGGGCGCGCCGACATCGTCACCGATCACATCGATCACGTCGACGCCACTGGCATCGTGCTGGCCGGCGGTGGCCGGCTGGACGCCGACATCATCGTCACCGCAACGGGGTTACAGCTGCAGGCGCTCGGCGGGATCGAGTTGCGCATCGACGGACAGCGGATCGAGCCCACCGACCGGTTCGTCTACAAGGAGCACCTGCTCGAAGAGGTGCCGAACATGGCGTGGTGTGTCGGATACACCAACGCGTCGTGGACGCTGCGCGCCGACATGACGGCGAAATCGGTGGCGAAGCTGTTGGCGTACATGGATACCCACGGCTATACCCACGCCTACCCGCACCGCAACGGTGTGCCGATTCAGGAGAAACCGGCGTGGGACATCAACGCCGGCTACGTGGCGCGGGCGCCGCACGCACTGCCCAAGTCCGGTACCCGCCGGCCGTGGAACGTGCGGCACAACTACGGCCTGGACGTCATCGACCACCGGTTCGATCGGATCGAGGAGTCGATGGTCTTCGGGCGTGCGCCGGCCCGCACGCTAGCCGAACCGGCGCCGGTACAGGTGGTAGGCCAGCAGGGCCACGTGTAGCGGTCCCCATTCACCGGGGAGGTAGTCGCGGGCGGGGCGCAACCGGCGGGCCAGCGTCGGTGCCTCGTCGTGGACGATCTGTCGCGCCCGGCGCGCGTGGAAGGTGTTGGACGCGATCTTGATCGCCGGGCTGTCGGTCATCAGCGGGATCGAGTTCACGATGTTCTGCACGGTGTTTCGCGCCCGATCCTCCACGGTGACGTTCGCCGGCGGCACCCCGAGACGGGTGACGGCGTAGTCGGCCATCAGCGCCGCCTCCGGCACCGGTGTGCGCACCGCGGCCCCGGAGAAGATGAACCGCGCCGTCGACGGATCGGTCGAGCGGACGGCGATGCGGACCCGCCACTTCCACAGCGCGGTGATCGGGCACCCCAGCACCAGGACGGT is a genomic window containing:
- a CDS encoding YdcF family protein, whose product is MASKRVWVPAVLVFGAAEWVTWRASRELTESAGDAPVPGETVLVLGCPITALWKWRVRIAVRSTDPSTARFIFSGAAVRTPVPEAALMADYAVTRLGVPPANVTVEDRARNTVQNIVNSIPLMTDSPAIKIASNTFHARRARQIVHDEAPTLARRLRPARDYLPGEWGPLHVALLAYHLYRRRFG